From the Methanobacterium spitsbergense genome, one window contains:
- the porB gene encoding pyruvate synthase subunit PorB, translating to MEISDKEFLAPGHRACAGCGATIGVRLALKVLGENTVAVSATGCLEVITTPYPETSWEIPWMHVAFENAAAVASGVEAALKSQGKTDTTVVVFGGDGGTADIGLQALSGAMERGHNLIYICYDNEAYMNTGIQRSGATPYGASTTTSPHGKESFGEDKPKKNMPMIMAAHGVPYVATASISYPEDFMKKVKKAAEIEGPAYIHLQQPCTTGWGYNPAKTIELGRLAVETGSWILYEIEEGEFKVTYRPLQRKMVKEYLDAQKRFKHLTDLEKERIQSHVDAICIELKI from the coding sequence ATGGAAATATCTGACAAAGAATTCCTTGCACCTGGACATAGAGCCTGCGCTGGATGTGGCGCAACAATAGGTGTCAGACTCGCCCTCAAAGTGTTGGGCGAAAACACAGTAGCAGTATCTGCAACTGGTTGTTTAGAAGTTATAACAACTCCTTATCCTGAAACTTCATGGGAAATACCATGGATGCATGTTGCATTCGAAAATGCTGCAGCAGTTGCATCGGGTGTTGAAGCTGCACTGAAATCACAGGGAAAAACAGATACAACGGTTGTTGTATTTGGTGGAGATGGAGGAACAGCAGATATTGGGCTTCAAGCTCTCTCAGGAGCTATGGAACGAGGACATAACCTAATTTACATATGTTACGATAATGAAGCCTACATGAATACAGGTATCCAAAGAAGTGGAGCAACGCCATACGGAGCATCAACAACTACTTCACCCCATGGTAAAGAAAGTTTTGGTGAAGACAAGCCCAAAAAGAATATGCCTATGATAATGGCTGCCCATGGAGTACCATACGTTGCGACTGCTTCAATATCATACCCTGAAGATTTCATGAAAAAGGTTAAAAAAGCCGCAGAAATCGAAGGACCTGCATACATTCATCTGCAGCAACCATGTACAACTGGATGGGGTTACAACCCTGCCAAAACCATAGAACTTGGAAGACTAGCGGTTGAAACAGGATCATGGATACTCTATGAGATAGAAGAAGGTGAATTCAAAGTCACCTACAGACCACTTCAAAGAAAAATGGTTAAAGAGTACTTGGATGCACAAAAGAGATTTAAACATTTAACTGACCTCGAAAAAGAAAGGATTCAAAGCCATGTAGATGCAATCTGCATTGAGCTTAAGATATAG
- a CDS encoding 4Fe-4S dicluster domain-containing protein, whose amino-acid sequence MNLDKILIQPDLCDGCGDCEEACSKLYGTSRISVREIDGSFYPIICQQCEDAPCRRICPTDAIEMDITSEKCIGCGLCMMVCPFGSITIHERKAHKCHQCPDKETPACIKACSKRAIAKVDTERMKFDKQKEHIDKLSSLGKKKRKSTNMIGILTANSRTKKVLHKEV is encoded by the coding sequence ATGAACTTGGATAAGATATTGATTCAACCCGACCTCTGTGATGGCTGCGGAGATTGTGAAGAAGCTTGCAGCAAACTCTATGGAACATCAAGGATATCTGTAAGGGAGATTGACGGATCATTCTATCCAATAATCTGCCAGCAATGTGAAGATGCACCATGCAGGAGGATATGCCCCACAGATGCCATTGAAATGGATATCACCTCTGAAAAATGTATTGGCTGTGGCCTCTGTATGATGGTTTGTCCATTTGGTTCCATAACCATTCATGAGAGAAAAGCACATAAATGCCACCAATGCCCTGATAAAGAAACACCTGCCTGCATTAAAGCATGCTCCAAACGGGCCATTGCAAAGGTAGACACAGAAAGGATGAAATTTGACAAACAGAAAGAGCATATTGATAAGCTCAGTAGTCTGGGTAAAAAGAAAAGAAAAAGCACCAATATGATTGGCATTTTAACAGCAAATTCGAGAACTAAAAAAGTTCTTCACAAGGAGGTCTGA
- a CDS encoding 4Fe-4S dicluster domain-containing protein → MKELISKPELCDECSRCERECPQNAIRVISGVPVHCLHCAKDRAPCMTVCPEDAIVEIDGAIVIMEDECIGCGLCRDSCPIGAIHMDEFGIAKKCNLCIDKDVPICVSTCPKEALKMDSEDVLTQKRDKIAEELRKVKMIMKY, encoded by the coding sequence ATGAAAGAATTAATTTCAAAACCAGAGCTCTGTGATGAATGTTCACGATGTGAGCGTGAATGTCCTCAAAATGCAATAAGGGTCATAAGTGGAGTTCCAGTACACTGCCTTCATTGTGCTAAAGACAGAGCACCTTGTATGACAGTCTGTCCAGAAGATGCAATTGTTGAAATTGACGGTGCCATAGTAATTATGGAAGATGAATGCATAGGTTGTGGATTATGCAGAGATTCATGTCCAATAGGTGCTATACATATGGATGAATTTGGAATTGCTAAAAAATGCAATCTCTGTATAGATAAGGATGTACCAATTTGTGTTTCAACATGCCCTAAAGAAGCACTTAAAATGGATTCTGAAGATGTTTTAACACAGAAACGTGACAAAATTGCAGAGGAACTCCGAAAAGTCAAAATGATAATGAAATATTAA